One Clupea harengus chromosome 11, Ch_v2.0.2, whole genome shotgun sequence DNA window includes the following coding sequences:
- the si:dkey-7j14.6 gene encoding membrane-spanning 4-domains subfamily A member 4A, producing the protein MPSTLSTSKGLMVVTKIVPLEDHCDIPITNVVNSESKKPTTQNEKLPEMTRLFQKGYPMPLGIVQIFLGMMTLALGVLVILSSEFFGEVPLGLGIFFMISGSISAAAHEGKRICLIKGTLAMNIISSLVALAGIGYFCMELAKQPEECKREEWDQNYRYWQCMASVNQYKAVVNGVKGLLLVMAVFQFCVSTTISVFSAKAIRQDSADQLGGTVRFDITGTGADESSTVPLLP; encoded by the exons ATGCCATCAACGCTGTCCACTAGCAAAGGCCTTATGGTTGTCACAAAGATCGTTCCATTGGAGGATCACTGTGACATCCCCATCACAAATGTTGTCAATTCAGAATCTAAAAAGCCGACCACGCAGAATGAAAAACTGCCTGAAATGACCCGTCTCTTTCAAAAAGGCTATCCCATGCCACTTGGA ATTGTGCAGATATTCCTTGGAATGATGACTCTGGCCCTTGGTGTGCTTGTTATCCTCTCATCTGAATTCTTTGGGGAGGTCCCGCTGGGTCTTGGAATATTT TTTATGATATCAGGATCAATATCTGCAGCAGCACATGAAGGAAAGCGCATTTGTCTg ATTAAAGGAACTTTGGCCATGAACATCATCAGTTCTCTGGTTGCACTAGCTGGCATTGGATACTTTTGCATGGAACTGGCCAAACAGCCTGAGGAATGCAAAAGGGAAGAATGGGATCAGAATTATAGATACTGGCAATGCATGGCATCTGTCAATCAATACAAG GCCGTGGTCAATGGAGTGAAAGGATTACTGTTGGTCATGGCGGTGTTCCAGTTCTGTGTTTCCACCACAATCTCTGTCTTCTCTGCAAAAGCCATCAGACAAGATTCTGCTGATCAACTG gGGGGTACCGTTCGTTTCGACATCACTGGAACCGGTGCTGACGAAAGCAGTACTGTTCCTCTGCTACCTTAG